The genomic stretch AACCAGCGCTGCATTATATGTTTTCCACAAGCCTTTTACAATGACACATATTGTGATTAGTACAAGTTTATTCTTATTATTTGTCGCCATCAGCTTTCCTCTATTCTATATATTTAAACAGGGACATATTAGTAGTGTTTTAATGTTTAGTTTTATCCTTACAACAATTTTAATCTCTAGGATTGCTTCTAACTATCATCAATACCTGACAACTGTAATTGACTTTCTTGCCAATATATCTGTACCTATATTGTATACAGGGACTGCACTAGCAATCTTGGTAGTCTATGGTACTTCATGGGGGATAACCACTTTTATTTATCAGCGCAAAGCTTTATAGATGTATAGGATACTTTAATCATCTCTGCTACAATAATGGCATCCAATTTCCAGCATGTTCTAGGGGTGGTTATAATGAAACCTAAGAAACTGATTTATCTAACTCTACATGTTTTTGCACCCTGTATTTACTTTTTTGGACATCTCGCCATACAGTATGTCAGAGGGAACAATTTAATGGAAGCTGCTGTAGATATCTTATGTATCATCGCCATTTACTCAATTTTATTGGGAATCATCTGGTCATTATTAATCGATAAACTTGACCAGGCTATCAAAGCAGATGAAGAGAATAACGGTGTGTAGTGGTTATAAGAAACCAGGTCTGTGCCAGCAAACCTGGTTTTTACAATTTTCGCAGATCACAAAACAAAGAAGTTCTGTTGCGCGCTATCCTTTGATGTGTTCACAGTACAAACGGTGTATGCTAATCAATTCTAATACTTAACCACACACATCTCTTTTCCAAATCTATCTCCTTCATCAACAAATCCTAATCCTGCATACACGTTATGCGCACCATGATTCTCTGGATGATAGCCCACAAAGACCTTATCTGTTTGAAGAATGTCTTTCTTCTTATAAGCAGGAGTTTCCTTGCTAATCTGCCATACCCTTTTCTTTGAAAAAAGATTAAATCATATCGTATCCATTACTTCTTCTTTACGTGTATGATACATACAGAACCGCACATATTTTCCCATCCACTAATTCCTCACTCTTTTTTCTCTTTTGGGTATTTATAAAGTCATTATTGTACATTATGACGAATATAGCCATGTTGTTGGCTTGAATTTTTATGATAGGAATTGAAGTATATTAAATACCACTTTTCACTTCCCTTCGGTTGTCACTTGGCTTATCCTTAAGGAAGTACGACAATAAAAGGGGACGTTAGTTATGAAGGATGAATTGAGATACATAGGAGAGAAGATACAGGAGAATAAAGATATAATAGCTAAGTCTGTGCTTCAACGCCTTGATTCGAATTTAGGTCATGATCTTCGTCTTTTATCTCTTCCTAACGAGGAGCTTTATGATTTTAACGCTGAACTCGTGTATATAATTGGTTCAGTTCTTCTGCCGGAGGAAAATAAAGAAGAAGTAAAACAGCACTTCCTTAGCTGGGGATCGAGAGCAGGCCAAGCAGCAACTGATATGAACATTTCTTTAACGGCTACCTTGCAGTATGTTTCCAATTTCCGCAGTGTCATTTGGGATATTTTCACTGAGGAGCTGGAGGAGCGGCATTTTGCGGCGATTACGATGCTCGATGTATCGAAGATTATTGATCCGATGCTGGAAACTGTCAGCTTTGAAATCGGCCGACAATTCGAGAGCCATAACAAAAAGATGGTAAGCATCGCGTATAGTGCGCTGGAAGAACTGTCGGTTCCAGTCGTTCCTATTTATGAAGGATTGGCTGTTATACCGATTGTTGGGGAAATTGATACACATCGCGCCAAATTGATTATGGAAACAGCGTTAACCCAAGGGAGCGCATTGGATTTGGATAATATTATCTTAGATGTTTCCGGTGTTCTGATGATTGATACGATGGTTGCCGATCAAATTTTTCATATCGTACAGTCACTTCGATTAAGTGGTATTAAAACGATTATTACTGGTATTCGACCGGAGATTGCACAAACTATGGTATCACTCGGATTGGAATTCCGTTCGATTACAACACAGTCCACGCTAAAAAATGCACTGCATC from Terribacillus sp. DMT04 encodes the following:
- a CDS encoding ABC-2 transporter permease — its product is MFNLIRRDVILQKWGLFVLIPFILFFIIMKAHPIIIFLIASIYIPFNTYAYDEKTETNILLNSLPYTRNEIIASRYLGAVIYMVIATGITSAALYVFHKPFTMTHIVISTSLFLLFVAISFPLFYIFKQGHISSVLMFSFILTTILISRIASNYHQYLTTVIDFLANISVPILYTGTALAILVVYGTSWGITTFIYQRKAL
- a CDS encoding STAS domain-containing protein, producing MKDELRYIGEKIQENKDIIAKSVLQRLDSNLGHDLRLLSLPNEELYDFNAELVYIIGSVLLPEENKEEVKQHFLSWGSRAGQAATDMNISLTATLQYVSNFRSVIWDIFTEELEERHFAAITMLDVSKIIDPMLETVSFEIGRQFESHNKKMVSIAYSALEELSVPVVPIYEGLAVIPIVGEIDTHRAKLIMETALTQGSALDLDNIILDVSGVLMIDTMVADQIFHIVQSLRLSGIKTIITGIRPEIAQTMVSLGLEFRSITTQSTLKNALHLLGYGKLDEQ